One region of Mycolicibacterium rhodesiae NBB3 genomic DNA includes:
- a CDS encoding NAD-dependent epimerase/dehydratase family protein: MLDSEKILITGATGKIAFPVARALAQRNEVLGAARLRNPADRDKLTAAGITPLALDMSIGDFSALPHDFTYVFHAAVDPGAGDWEQCVDTNAQKSGDLLYHCRAAKGFVFCSTGSVYGYQGQRPLRESDPPGVPLRPNYSFSKIAGEAVCTWVAKQFGIPLTIIRICSTYGPEGGAPADRLAMMLAHRPIRLHPDKPNNYNPIYEDDYVELGIRAMEVAANPPIVVNWAGSETVSAEDYCAYLGELVGVEPVFTYTEEAHTPLWPDVTYMHEILGPTKVPWREGFRRMIAALHPDIALPEPHRP; encoded by the coding sequence ATGCTCGATTCAGAGAAGATCCTCATCACTGGCGCGACCGGCAAGATCGCCTTCCCGGTCGCGCGGGCGTTGGCGCAGCGCAATGAGGTGTTGGGCGCGGCGCGGCTGAGGAATCCGGCCGATCGCGACAAGCTCACGGCCGCGGGCATCACCCCTCTCGCGCTCGATATGAGCATCGGGGACTTCTCGGCCCTTCCCCACGATTTCACGTACGTGTTCCACGCCGCCGTCGATCCCGGCGCCGGCGACTGGGAACAGTGCGTGGACACCAACGCACAGAAGTCCGGGGACCTGCTGTACCACTGCCGTGCCGCTAAAGGGTTCGTCTTCTGCTCCACCGGGTCGGTGTACGGGTATCAAGGACAGCGGCCACTTCGGGAATCCGACCCACCGGGCGTCCCACTTCGACCGAACTACAGCTTCTCCAAGATCGCAGGCGAGGCCGTGTGCACATGGGTTGCCAAGCAGTTCGGCATACCGCTGACGATCATCCGGATCTGCTCGACGTATGGGCCCGAGGGCGGAGCCCCGGCTGACCGGTTGGCGATGATGCTGGCGCACAGGCCCATTCGTCTGCATCCGGACAAGCCCAACAACTACAACCCGATCTACGAGGACGATTACGTCGAACTCGGCATCCGGGCGATGGAGGTCGCGGCCAATCCGCCGATCGTGGTGAACTGGGCCGGCAGCGAGACGGTGAGCGCTGAAGACTACTGCGCCTACTTGGGTGAGCTCGTGGGCGTGGAGCCGGTCTTCACCTACACCGAGGAGGCGCACACTCCCCTGTGGCCCGACGTCACCTACATGCACGAGATACTCGGGCCCACCAAAGTGCCGTGGCGCGAAGGATTCCGGCGCATGATCGCGGCGCTACACCCCGACATCGCCCTGCCCGAACCCCATAGGCCCTAA
- a CDS encoding VOC family protein, with protein sequence MPGHLHHVVMRSHSAPTFVAFLTDVVGMEVQFTMRVPGEILEKTLGWPPSDGADVTMLGSGDAGLIEVLDVPEHLRDVAPEGLAALSFLTDDYAGTRERASAFAEDVTSLDTGIPGVDLFFCTMGGVPIEFMGAYAPEANSGTSDATKA encoded by the coding sequence GTGCCGGGTCATCTGCACCACGTGGTGATGCGCAGCCATTCCGCCCCGACCTTCGTGGCTTTCCTGACCGACGTCGTCGGGATGGAAGTGCAATTCACGATGCGGGTGCCGGGGGAGATCCTGGAGAAGACGCTGGGCTGGCCGCCGTCCGACGGCGCCGACGTCACGATGCTCGGTAGCGGCGACGCCGGCCTGATCGAGGTGCTGGACGTCCCCGAGCATCTGCGTGACGTCGCACCGGAGGGACTCGCGGCGCTGTCGTTTCTCACCGACGACTACGCGGGCACGCGTGAGCGGGCATCGGCATTCGCGGAGGACGTCACCTCACTCGACACCGGAATTCCCGGCGTCGACCTGTTCTTCTGCACGATGGGCGGCGTACCTATCGAGTTCATGGGCGCCTATGCGCCGGAGGCGAATTCGGGCACCAGTGATGCGACGAAGGCCTGA
- a CDS encoding phosphotransferase family protein, whose product MDGAALPGKGEPLEASFLSGGTQNVIYRITRGENVCVLRMPPAGAPPDRDKGILREWRIIEALDGTDVPHTAAVGVCPDASVLGRPFYLMGFVDGWSPMDQHGKWPEPFNSDIEARAGLSYQLAEGIALLSKVDWKAKGLDDLGRPDGFHERQVDRWTAFFERIKGREIDGIDVATQWLRNHRPLDFIPGLMHGDYQFANVMYRHGAPAQMAAIVDWEMGTVGDPKLDLGWMVQSWPEDTDTSSAMSYVDMRGMPSRTAVVDHYAQVSGRQVDDLDYYLVLAKWKLAIVLEQGFQRAGDNEKLLAYGPVITSLMQSAADLAESSDYR is encoded by the coding sequence ATGGACGGCGCCGCGCTGCCCGGCAAGGGTGAGCCGCTCGAAGCGAGCTTTTTGTCCGGCGGCACGCAGAACGTCATCTACCGAATCACGCGCGGCGAGAACGTGTGCGTCCTTCGCATGCCACCCGCGGGCGCCCCGCCCGACCGCGACAAGGGCATCCTGCGGGAGTGGCGGATCATCGAGGCGCTCGACGGCACCGATGTGCCGCATACCGCGGCCGTCGGCGTCTGCCCCGACGCCTCGGTCCTCGGCAGGCCGTTCTATCTGATGGGGTTCGTCGACGGCTGGTCGCCGATGGACCAGCACGGGAAGTGGCCGGAGCCGTTCAACAGCGATATCGAAGCGCGTGCGGGCCTGTCATATCAACTCGCAGAAGGAATCGCGCTGTTGTCGAAGGTCGACTGGAAGGCCAAGGGCCTGGACGACCTCGGCCGCCCCGACGGCTTCCACGAACGCCAAGTCGACCGTTGGACCGCCTTCTTCGAACGGATCAAGGGCCGCGAGATCGACGGCATCGACGTCGCAACCCAATGGCTGCGCAATCATCGCCCGCTCGACTTCATTCCGGGCCTCATGCACGGGGACTACCAGTTCGCCAACGTGATGTACCGCCATGGCGCCCCGGCGCAGATGGCTGCGATCGTCGACTGGGAGATGGGCACCGTCGGTGATCCGAAACTGGATCTCGGTTGGATGGTGCAGAGCTGGCCGGAGGATACCGACACGTCGTCGGCCATGAGCTATGTCGATATGCGCGGAATGCCCTCCCGCACAGCGGTAGTCGACCACTACGCGCAGGTGTCCGGCAGGCAGGTCGACGATCTCGACTACTACCTCGTGCTGGCGAAGTGGAAGCTCGCGATCGTGCTGGAACAGGGGTTCCAGCGCGCAGGCGACAACGAGAAGCTGTTGGCCTACGGGCCTGTCATCACCTCGCTGATGCAGTCGGCGGCCGACCTCGCCGAGAGCAGCGACTACCGGTGA
- a CDS encoding zinc-dependent alcohol dehydrogenase: MKVSMVTAPGQTAVVDVPKPTVGPDDVLVKIRACGICGSDALYISMGGLPPHQGRQPLGHEPAGEVIEIGSAVTGFAVGDHVVVNPMVAPSGIIGNGGATGALAEYLLIEDAVRGTSLEVVPDHIPFEVAALNEPMAVARHGVNQCRPQPTDSVLVFGAGPIGLGATIGFKSAGVRHVVVADLIPARLEKAMKVGADAVINSADEDVVARLRELHGPGESIFPGKAGTDIYFDAAGVPAVITTALTAAKSGARLGIVAVHKEPVPVDFLNIMSNEITVVGSMGYPDEIFEVTKDLIENWQKYAEIVSHTIPFDDVEDALRTASTPGAADKVVVVFD; encoded by the coding sequence ATGAAGGTATCGATGGTGACCGCACCGGGTCAGACGGCGGTCGTTGACGTGCCGAAGCCGACGGTCGGCCCCGACGACGTACTGGTCAAGATCCGCGCATGCGGGATCTGCGGCTCCGACGCCCTCTACATCTCCATGGGCGGGCTGCCACCCCACCAGGGACGACAGCCGCTCGGCCATGAACCGGCCGGTGAAGTCATCGAAATCGGCAGTGCAGTAACCGGTTTCGCTGTTGGAGACCACGTCGTGGTAAACCCCATGGTCGCGCCGAGTGGGATCATCGGCAACGGCGGTGCCACCGGTGCGCTGGCCGAATACCTGCTCATCGAGGACGCCGTCCGCGGCACGTCGCTGGAGGTGGTGCCCGACCACATCCCCTTCGAAGTGGCCGCGCTCAACGAACCGATGGCCGTGGCACGTCACGGCGTCAACCAGTGCCGGCCACAGCCGACCGACAGCGTTCTGGTCTTCGGCGCAGGACCGATCGGACTCGGCGCGACCATCGGCTTCAAGTCCGCAGGCGTGCGCCATGTCGTGGTCGCCGACCTGATTCCGGCTCGGCTGGAGAAGGCGATGAAGGTCGGCGCCGACGCGGTGATCAACTCCGCCGACGAGGATGTCGTTGCACGCCTTCGCGAACTTCACGGCCCCGGCGAGTCGATATTCCCCGGCAAGGCCGGTACCGACATCTACTTCGATGCCGCGGGCGTGCCCGCGGTGATCACCACGGCACTGACCGCCGCCAAGTCCGGTGCCCGCCTGGGCATCGTCGCGGTCCACAAGGAACCGGTACCGGTGGACTTCCTCAACATCATGAGCAACGAGATCACCGTCGTCGGTTCGATGGGCTATCCAGACGAGATCTTCGAAGTGACAAAGGATCTGATCGAGAACTGGCAGAAGTACGCCGAGATCGTCAGCCACACAATTCCATTCGATGATGTCGAAGACGCGTTGAGAACCGCGTCCACCCCTGGCGCCGCCGACAAAGTCGTTGTTGTTTTTGACTGA
- a CDS encoding acyl-CoA dehydrogenase family protein, with product MQLTFDTDVEAFRTEFIGFLDEHLPPEAEAETERSRSTAHVPEWSRRWQRLQFDHGWLLPGNAPEFGGRNAGILEQFVHREELARRRIYHAFNPQGVGIIAASLLSFGTEEQKQKWAVPILRAEMTASLGMSEPGAGSDLAGLTTRAVRDGDHFVVNGQKVWTSGAHDADVILTFVRTDPDAPKHKGISALLIPTDTPGVQRRPFAAVYDRESLDFNEVFFTDARVPAQNLVGPLNEGWRVANGSLGHERTMLWTAFANRLQQLLEDYVPDGELSCDRYATMAMDYEALRLLGSVALGQAARGERNVPSISVLKVFGSEAEQNAARSILDAQGADGLSDPAVTAPYNPYNADLYSSSWFMRYVATYAGTISGGTSEIQRNIIAQRVLGLPAR from the coding sequence GTGCAGCTCACCTTCGATACCGATGTCGAGGCGTTTCGGACGGAGTTCATCGGCTTCCTCGACGAGCATCTGCCGCCGGAGGCCGAGGCCGAGACCGAGCGGTCCCGGTCGACGGCGCATGTGCCGGAGTGGTCGCGGCGGTGGCAGCGCCTTCAGTTCGACCACGGGTGGCTGCTTCCGGGCAATGCGCCCGAGTTCGGCGGTCGCAATGCGGGGATCCTCGAACAGTTCGTCCACCGTGAGGAACTCGCGCGACGCCGCATTTATCACGCGTTCAACCCGCAGGGCGTCGGCATCATCGCCGCGTCGCTGTTGTCGTTCGGCACCGAGGAGCAGAAGCAGAAGTGGGCGGTGCCCATTTTGCGCGCCGAGATGACAGCGTCGCTGGGCATGAGCGAACCGGGCGCGGGCTCGGATCTGGCCGGGCTGACCACACGCGCGGTGCGCGACGGTGATCACTTCGTGGTCAACGGGCAGAAGGTCTGGACCTCTGGCGCCCACGACGCCGACGTCATCCTCACCTTCGTTCGCACCGATCCAGATGCGCCCAAGCACAAGGGAATCAGTGCGCTGCTCATCCCCACCGATACTCCGGGAGTGCAGCGCAGGCCGTTCGCCGCGGTGTACGACCGCGAGAGCCTGGACTTCAACGAAGTGTTCTTCACCGATGCGCGGGTCCCCGCGCAGAATCTCGTTGGGCCGCTGAACGAAGGGTGGCGCGTGGCCAACGGTTCGCTTGGTCACGAGCGCACGATGCTGTGGACGGCGTTCGCGAATCGCTTACAGCAGCTGCTGGAGGACTACGTTCCTGATGGTGAGCTGAGCTGCGACCGCTACGCGACCATGGCCATGGACTACGAGGCCCTGCGGTTGCTGGGTTCAGTCGCGCTGGGGCAGGCCGCCCGCGGCGAGCGCAATGTGCCGAGTATCTCGGTGCTCAAGGTGTTCGGGTCGGAAGCCGAGCAGAACGCCGCCAGGTCCATTCTGGACGCGCAGGGTGCCGACGGGCTGTCCGATCCGGCGGTGACCGCGCCGTACAACCCCTACAACGCAGACCTTTACAGCTCAAGTTGGTTCATGCGTTACGTCGCCACGTACGCGGGCACCATTTCGGGTGGCACGTCGGAGATCCAGCGCAACATCATCGCCCAGCGCGTGCTGGGGCTACCCGCGCGCTGA
- a CDS encoding acyl-CoA dehydrogenase family protein, which yields MAWDFETDPEYQKVLDWADEFVREEVEPLDLAFPHLQFTPLEGKRRDAIDPLKEEVRRRGLWATHLGPELGGQGYGQLKLALLNEILGRSQWAPIVFGCQAPDTGNAEIIAHYGTDEQKQKYLMPLLGGELFSCYSMTEPHAGADPTLFTTSAVRDGDDWVINGHKFFSSNASTASFLIVMVVTNPDVSAYQGMSMFLVPTDTPGVNIIRNVGLYGEPEGQGSHALIHYDNVRVPAEALLGGEGQAFVIAQTRLGGGRIHHAMRTIGMSQRALDMMCERALSRETQGSRLSDKQFVQGYIADSYAQLLQFRLMVLYTAWEIDKYNDYKKVRKDIAAVKVAMPTVLHDIAWRAMQVHGALGVTNEMPFLGMVTGAAVMGLADGPTEVHKTTVAKQVLRDYRPTDDTWPTEWEPRKREAARAKYADYLENEVGNL from the coding sequence ATGGCATGGGATTTCGAAACCGACCCCGAATACCAGAAGGTGCTGGACTGGGCCGACGAATTCGTCCGCGAGGAGGTCGAACCGCTCGACCTGGCGTTCCCACATCTGCAGTTCACCCCGCTGGAGGGTAAGCGGCGCGACGCGATCGACCCGCTGAAGGAGGAGGTGCGCCGCCGCGGACTGTGGGCCACCCACCTCGGCCCCGAGCTCGGCGGGCAGGGCTACGGGCAGCTCAAACTGGCACTACTCAACGAAATACTGGGCCGCTCACAATGGGCGCCGATCGTGTTCGGCTGTCAGGCCCCTGACACCGGCAACGCCGAGATCATCGCCCACTACGGCACCGACGAACAGAAGCAGAAGTACCTGATGCCGCTGCTGGGCGGCGAACTCTTCTCCTGTTATTCGATGACCGAACCGCACGCAGGCGCCGACCCCACCCTGTTCACGACATCGGCCGTGCGTGACGGCGACGACTGGGTCATCAACGGCCACAAGTTCTTCTCGTCCAACGCCAGCACAGCGTCCTTCCTGATCGTGATGGTCGTGACAAACCCCGATGTCAGCGCCTATCAGGGCATGTCGATGTTCCTCGTTCCGACCGACACCCCGGGTGTCAACATCATCCGCAACGTCGGACTGTACGGCGAGCCCGAGGGGCAGGGATCACACGCGCTGATTCACTACGACAACGTCCGCGTGCCCGCTGAGGCGCTGCTGGGTGGCGAAGGTCAGGCATTCGTCATCGCACAGACCCGCCTCGGCGGCGGACGCATCCACCATGCGATGCGCACGATCGGTATGTCGCAACGGGCGTTGGACATGATGTGTGAGCGTGCGCTGAGTCGCGAAACACAGGGCAGCCGCCTCTCGGACAAGCAGTTCGTGCAGGGCTACATCGCCGACTCGTATGCGCAGCTGCTGCAGTTCCGGCTGATGGTGCTCTACACCGCATGGGAGATCGACAAGTACAACGACTACAAGAAGGTCCGCAAGGACATCGCCGCGGTCAAGGTCGCCATGCCCACCGTGCTGCACGACATCGCTTGGCGGGCAATGCAAGTCCACGGCGCCCTCGGCGTCACCAACGAGATGCCGTTCCTCGGGATGGTCACCGGCGCCGCGGTGATGGGGCTTGCCGACGGACCCACCGAGGTGCACAAGACGACGGTCGCCAAGCAGGTGCTGCGCGACTACCGCCCCACCGACGACACGTGGCCCACCGAATGGGAACCGCGTAAGCGCGAGGCCGCGCGGGCGAAATATGCGGACTACCTGGAAAATGAGGTGGGCAACCTGTGA
- a CDS encoding NADPH:quinone oxidoreductase family protein — protein sequence MRAAVCPAYGPPDVVRIEEQPPPAVEAGQVRVKVGAAAVNFPDVLLIANKYQISVPAPFVPGSEFAGVIVETGSQAEGFTVGDRVTGTGMYGAFAEQVCVAPAGLARTPDGIDDHTAVAFGVAYRTAYHTLRSVARVQPGDQVIVLGAGGGVGLAAVQLAVQLGAKVTAVASSDEKLDVASSYGATHLINHRSTGLRDALREALPGGADAVVDPVGGELSEPALRSLGRGGRFVTVGFASGDIPRIPLNLVLVKGITLRGFQFQDVPPEEFARNEDELREHLMSGRVRPHVGAVYPLDETVQALEHVADGRAIGKILIDLA from the coding sequence GTGAGGGCCGCGGTCTGCCCGGCGTACGGACCGCCGGACGTGGTCCGCATTGAAGAGCAGCCGCCGCCAGCGGTCGAAGCGGGGCAGGTCCGGGTCAAAGTGGGCGCCGCCGCGGTGAACTTTCCCGACGTCCTACTGATCGCCAATAAATACCAGATCAGCGTTCCGGCACCCTTCGTCCCCGGCAGTGAGTTCGCAGGCGTCATCGTCGAAACCGGATCGCAAGCAGAGGGTTTCACGGTCGGTGACCGGGTCACCGGCACCGGCATGTACGGTGCGTTCGCCGAGCAGGTCTGCGTTGCGCCGGCCGGGCTCGCCCGGACACCCGACGGCATCGACGACCACACCGCCGTGGCATTCGGTGTTGCCTACCGCACGGCGTATCACACGCTGCGCTCGGTCGCGCGGGTGCAACCGGGCGATCAGGTGATCGTGCTCGGCGCTGGGGGCGGCGTCGGGTTGGCGGCGGTACAGCTCGCGGTGCAACTCGGCGCGAAAGTCACCGCGGTCGCGTCGTCGGATGAAAAGCTGGACGTGGCATCGTCATACGGTGCGACACACCTGATCAATCACCGGTCTACGGGCTTGCGCGATGCACTGCGCGAAGCTCTGCCCGGCGGCGCCGACGCCGTCGTCGATCCGGTCGGCGGCGAGCTGTCCGAGCCCGCGTTGCGCTCGCTGGGACGAGGCGGACGGTTCGTCACCGTGGGTTTCGCGTCGGGCGATATCCCACGTATTCCGCTGAACCTCGTGCTGGTGAAGGGAATCACGCTGCGGGGCTTCCAATTCCAGGATGTGCCGCCGGAAGAATTCGCCCGCAACGAGGACGAGTTACGCGAGCATTTGATGAGTGGACGGGTGCGACCGCACGTCGGAGCGGTCTATCCGCTCGACGAGACGGTTCAGGCGCTCGAGCACGTCGCCGACGGGCGGGCCATCGGCAAGATCCTCATCGACCTCGCGTAG
- a CDS encoding TetR/AcrR family transcriptional regulator yields the protein MPKAAVTNGADSSQRRASFQRARSHETKRALVQAAMALWRTNGYAGTTVADICRAAGVSRALFYFYFPAKEDVLFEVGLLSTRAAQKTVRAMLETDYDVEHVIAEALRSLERSMARNPRELIVETILEGYRHEHRILAGAETNESDADMFGDLFARAQADGKLAAHVDVAHLSHLAGMHVSEGVRHWASGSFGGRSFSEVVTNDIAALIAGYNMRGRR from the coding sequence GTGCCGAAGGCTGCGGTGACAAACGGTGCTGACAGTAGTCAGCGCCGCGCCTCGTTTCAGCGTGCGCGGTCGCATGAGACCAAGCGCGCTCTGGTGCAGGCAGCCATGGCGCTGTGGCGCACCAACGGTTACGCCGGAACCACCGTCGCCGACATCTGCCGGGCCGCGGGCGTCTCCCGCGCACTGTTCTACTTCTATTTCCCCGCCAAAGAGGATGTGTTGTTCGAAGTCGGTCTCCTGTCGACCCGAGCGGCTCAGAAGACGGTCCGCGCGATGCTCGAAACCGACTACGACGTCGAGCACGTGATCGCCGAGGCGCTACGCAGCCTCGAGCGGTCGATGGCCCGCAACCCGCGCGAGTTGATCGTCGAGACGATCCTCGAGGGATACCGGCACGAGCACCGGATACTGGCAGGCGCCGAAACGAACGAATCCGACGCCGACATGTTCGGCGATCTGTTCGCGCGGGCGCAGGCCGACGGGAAGCTGGCAGCGCATGTCGATGTGGCCCACCTGTCGCATCTCGCCGGGATGCATGTCAGTGAGGGTGTGCGCCACTGGGCGTCGGGCAGTTTCGGTGGTCGCTCGTTCTCCGAGGTCGTCACCAACGACATCGCGGCGTTGATCGCCGGATACAACATGCGAGGACGCCGATGA
- a CDS encoding TIGR03564 family F420-dependent LLM class oxidoreductase produces the protein MRIGLMIGSDKERSRADRLTGLLDDGKAAETDGFASFWIPQVPGYLDAMTAVALLGQVTERIEIGTAVVPIQTRHPLIMAQQALTTAVACTGRFTLGIGPSHHWIITDQLGLPYDKPASLVRDYLDVLDAAFAGPGPIAVDNNSFGVHSPVDITDRFSVDVLVAALGPTMLRIAGERAGGTILWMADERAIGDYVVRRITDAATAAGRTGIRVVAGVPVALCSNSEVDIAREYASEVLGHADFSPNYVRLLEHGDAQDVGDTMAAGDESSVLARLRSYRDAGVTDLAVRVVPLGDDAKTRSESRRRTQAFVASLVPEFASGA, from the coding sequence ATGCGGATCGGCCTGATGATCGGCTCCGACAAGGAGCGCTCGCGCGCTGACCGGTTGACCGGACTTCTGGACGATGGAAAAGCCGCCGAGACTGACGGTTTCGCGTCCTTCTGGATTCCCCAGGTCCCCGGCTATCTCGATGCGATGACGGCTGTTGCGCTCCTCGGACAGGTCACCGAGCGCATCGAGATCGGCACTGCGGTGGTCCCCATCCAAACCCGCCACCCGCTCATCATGGCGCAGCAGGCTCTGACGACAGCGGTCGCTTGTACCGGTCGCTTCACACTTGGCATCGGCCCGTCACACCATTGGATCATCACCGACCAACTCGGTCTGCCTTACGACAAGCCCGCATCGTTGGTGCGCGACTACCTCGATGTGCTGGACGCGGCTTTCGCCGGCCCAGGCCCGATCGCGGTGGACAACAACAGCTTCGGAGTGCACAGCCCGGTGGACATCACCGATCGGTTCAGCGTCGACGTGCTCGTGGCCGCGCTAGGGCCCACCATGTTGCGCATCGCGGGCGAACGCGCCGGCGGGACGATTCTGTGGATGGCCGACGAGCGCGCGATCGGCGACTACGTGGTCCGGCGGATCACGGACGCGGCGACCGCGGCCGGACGCACCGGCATCCGCGTCGTGGCAGGCGTCCCCGTCGCACTGTGCTCGAACAGCGAGGTAGACATCGCCCGTGAGTATGCGAGCGAGGTGCTCGGCCACGCCGACTTCTCCCCCAACTACGTTCGTCTGCTCGAGCACGGTGATGCGCAAGACGTTGGTGACACCATGGCGGCCGGTGACGAGTCGTCGGTGCTCGCGCGGCTACGAAGCTATCGCGATGCCGGCGTCACTGATCTCGCGGTTCGCGTGGTGCCCCTAGGCGACGATGCGAAGACTCGCAGCGAATCACGCCGCCGAACTCAGGCCTTCGTCGCATCACTGGTGCCCGAATTCGCCTCCGGCGCATAG
- a CDS encoding TetR/AcrR family transcriptional regulator, translated as MSALESSALRASVPGPTAGGPHRRPYDTLLAKGEDRRQRILAVAERLLARNGWRNTSLAQIAKEAGVTPAGLLHHFESKDQLLNAVLDARDADDEIHADYLSGDLIAELSRVPERFARSPELIGTFTVLLVENIAPDAPLHDRLHDRYRAAEGIITRLIERGQRDGRYRTDFDVATKAIEILAFINGMETLWLLDPSIPLADVFKRYAESLARDLSPKSST; from the coding sequence GTGTCAGCCCTCGAGTCTTCGGCTCTTCGCGCGAGCGTCCCCGGGCCTACGGCCGGGGGCCCACATCGCAGGCCGTATGACACCCTCCTCGCCAAGGGCGAGGACCGCAGGCAGCGCATACTGGCCGTCGCCGAGCGGCTGCTGGCACGAAACGGCTGGCGCAACACCTCGCTGGCGCAGATCGCCAAAGAAGCCGGGGTGACTCCGGCGGGGCTGCTGCACCACTTCGAATCCAAGGACCAGCTGCTCAACGCCGTGCTCGACGCCCGCGACGCCGACGACGAGATCCACGCCGACTATCTGTCCGGTGACCTCATCGCCGAACTCTCTCGCGTGCCCGAACGGTTCGCACGGTCACCCGAACTGATCGGGACGTTCACGGTGCTGCTGGTCGAGAACATCGCCCCCGACGCCCCCCTGCACGACCGCCTGCACGACCGCTATCGCGCCGCGGAGGGCATCATCACCCGCCTCATCGAGCGGGGGCAGCGCGACGGTCGGTACCGCACAGACTTCGACGTGGCCACCAAGGCCATCGAGATACTCGCCTTCATCAACGGAATGGAGACACTATGGCTACTCGATCCCTCAATCCCGCTGGCCGACGTGTTCAAGCGGTACGCGGAGTCGCTGGCGCGCGACCTGTCGCCGAAGAGCTCGACGTGA
- a CDS encoding SDR family NAD(P)-dependent oxidoreductase, with the protein MTAFLAGRRILVTGGATGIGAAAVKVLSAAGATVVATYHSTPPPEVDGVSWLQCDVRDAAAVDVMVAAAAEQMDGLDVLLHAAGMWQPGIPGQITGDQIDFLMDTNIKATIFTNQAAYAVMRKSGGGRIINFGSGEAVMGSPIAAVYAATKGAVSAWTRSIAKAWAAEKVSAIALAPAVQTPGADRLRDFLGPAAAEFIDEEIKKTIPLGGVLGDPVEDLGPTLVFFCSDASHFMTGQLVAVDGGLVMLGA; encoded by the coding sequence GTGACCGCTTTCCTGGCAGGCAGACGAATATTGGTGACCGGCGGGGCGACGGGTATCGGCGCCGCGGCCGTCAAGGTGCTCAGCGCGGCGGGCGCGACGGTGGTCGCGACCTATCACTCGACGCCACCACCCGAGGTCGACGGGGTGTCGTGGCTGCAATGCGATGTGCGCGACGCCGCCGCCGTCGACGTCATGGTGGCCGCCGCCGCGGAGCAGATGGACGGCCTCGATGTGCTGCTGCACGCCGCAGGCATGTGGCAACCGGGCATTCCCGGCCAGATCACCGGCGATCAGATCGACTTCCTGATGGATACCAACATCAAAGCCACCATCTTCACCAACCAGGCGGCATATGCAGTGATGCGTAAGAGCGGTGGGGGCCGCATCATCAATTTCGGTTCCGGGGAGGCCGTGATGGGCAGCCCGATCGCAGCCGTCTACGCCGCGACCAAGGGGGCGGTATCCGCCTGGACCCGGTCGATCGCCAAGGCGTGGGCCGCCGAGAAGGTATCGGCGATCGCGTTGGCGCCTGCGGTGCAGACACCGGGGGCCGACCGGCTACGCGACTTCCTGGGGCCCGCGGCGGCGGAGTTCATCGACGAGGAGATCAAGAAGACCATTCCGCTCGGCGGCGTCCTCGGCGATCCGGTCGAGGATCTCGGTCCAACGCTCGTCTTCTTCTGCAGCGATGCTTCACATTTCATGACCGGGCAGCTTGTGGCCGTCGATGGTGGCCTCGTCATGCTCGGCGCGTAG